A region from the Algoriphagus machipongonensis genome encodes:
- a CDS encoding dipeptidase produces MQNPIIDLHCDMLSYLAKVPAASPFSKDDIACAIPFLKSGEVRMQVMAIYTDVKEESMNLALKQATIFSQLLEKHTIDLELVTKAFLQNWENQSKIGIIASIENAAGLGNESASMKEVYQQFDDILEKTKALAYVSLTHHTENRFGGGNYTEGIGLKEDGKRVLDYMHGKKIPIDLSHTSDLLAEGIFNHIDQAGLDVPIIASHSNFRSIWNHKRNLTDEFAKEISKRGGIIGVNFLRAFLDNDHPERILEHLSYGFELCGDDTICFGADFFYTKDFGDPSRIPFYFPMVENSSKYPSLLEALSSDLNEQQQSNLAYGNALNFYKKLWS; encoded by the coding sequence ATGCAAAATCCAATAATTGACTTGCATTGCGATATGCTTTCCTATCTGGCAAAAGTACCCGCTGCAAGCCCATTTTCTAAAGATGATATTGCCTGCGCAATTCCCTTCCTTAAATCAGGAGAGGTTCGCATGCAAGTGATGGCTATCTACACGGATGTCAAAGAGGAATCTATGAATTTAGCTTTAAAACAAGCTACAATCTTTAGTCAGCTGCTTGAGAAACATACCATTGATCTGGAGCTGGTGACAAAGGCGTTTTTACAGAATTGGGAAAATCAATCTAAAATTGGAATCATCGCTTCAATAGAAAATGCTGCGGGTCTTGGCAATGAATCTGCCTCCATGAAGGAAGTTTATCAGCAGTTTGATGATATTTTAGAAAAGACGAAGGCTTTAGCCTATGTCTCATTGACTCATCATACTGAAAATCGATTTGGAGGGGGAAACTATACCGAAGGAATAGGTCTCAAAGAAGATGGGAAAAGGGTTCTTGATTATATGCATGGAAAAAAAATCCCTATTGACCTTTCTCATACTTCAGATTTACTTGCCGAAGGTATTTTCAATCATATTGATCAAGCAGGATTGGATGTGCCAATTATTGCCAGCCACTCCAATTTTAGATCCATTTGGAATCATAAAAGAAATCTAACCGATGAGTTTGCAAAGGAAATCTCGAAACGAGGAGGGATAATCGGTGTGAACTTTCTCCGTGCTTTCTTGGATAATGATCATCCAGAGAGGATTCTCGAGCACCTGTCGTATGGTTTTGAGCTTTGTGGAGATGATACCATCTGTTTTGGTGCAGATTTCTTTTACACCAAGGATTTTGGAGATCCTTCGAGAATTCCCTTTTATTTTCCAATGGTAGAAAACTCAAGTAAATACCCATCCTTATTAGAAGCTTTGTCAAGTGATTTGAATGAGCAACAGCAGAGCAATTTGGCTTATGGGAATGCACTCAATTTTTACAAAAAACTCTGGAGCTGA
- a CDS encoding ABA4-like family protein, with translation MKLELIFTIVNTIAFLCWVFLFALYQKRWVYQLLFSITFVILGIAYLFFIIRGMGAGTGGNFDSLAHVRLLFESDEALLAGWIHYLVFDLFVGMWISHNADQRKINRWILFPCLVLTFMAGPAGLLLYIIIRVVHSKKWIQEPFSNRFTS, from the coding sequence ATGAAGTTGGAATTAATTTTTACTATAGTCAATACCATAGCCTTCCTCTGCTGGGTTTTTCTATTTGCTTTATACCAAAAGCGATGGGTTTACCAGTTACTTTTTAGCATCACATTTGTGATTTTAGGAATCGCCTATTTATTCTTTATCATTCGTGGGATGGGAGCTGGCACAGGAGGAAACTTCGATTCTTTGGCGCACGTCCGATTGCTGTTTGAAAGCGATGAAGCCTTATTGGCAGGATGGATTCATTACTTGGTTTTTGACCTTTTTGTGGGAATGTGGATCTCTCATAATGCCGATCAGCGAAAAATCAACCGTTGGATTCTTTTTCCATGCCTTGTTTTGACATTTATGGCTGGGCCCGCAGGGCTTTTATTGTATATAATTATCCGGGTGGTACACTCGAAAAAATGGATTCAGGAACCATTTTCCAATCGGTTTACCTCTTGA
- the guaB gene encoding IMP dehydrogenase produces MNRNSDKFLYEALTYDDVLLVPGYSEVLPRDTNTSTQLTKKIRLNIPLVSAAMDTVTEAELAIAIALEGGLGFVHKNMSIEQQAAQVRKVKRSQAGMILDPITLHIDSFVKDAESIMREFHIGGIPVVDENRTLKGIITNRDLRFIKDQNRPIREIMTIDNLITAKSGVSLEQAEEILQEYKIEKLPIVDEDNKLTGLITYKDILKRKDKPNACKDEYGRLRVGAAVGVTADIVERVEALKAAGVDVVSIDTAHGHSKGVIETCKKIKEAFPDLEVIVGNIATPEAAIALADAGADAVKVGVGPGSICTTRIIAGVGVPQLSAVFECSQALKDRGVPVIADGGIRYSGDLVKAIAAGGSSIMIGSLLAGTEEAPGEMIIFQGRKFKSYRGMGSLEAMESGSKDRYFQDAEDNIKKLVPEGIVGRVPYKGLVAEVLYQLVGGLQAGMGYCGTQTIEDLMRDGKFVKITAAGVKESHPHDVSVTREAPNYSLKG; encoded by the coding sequence ATGAATAGAAACTCCGACAAGTTCCTTTACGAAGCACTCACCTACGACGACGTGCTTCTTGTTCCAGGGTATTCAGAAGTCCTTCCACGCGACACGAATACTTCCACTCAACTCACCAAAAAAATCAGACTAAACATTCCCTTGGTTTCCGCTGCAATGGATACGGTTACTGAAGCGGAATTGGCAATTGCTATTGCCCTTGAAGGTGGTTTGGGATTCGTTCACAAAAACATGTCTATTGAGCAGCAGGCTGCTCAAGTACGCAAAGTGAAGCGTTCGCAAGCAGGTATGATCTTGGATCCTATCACCCTGCATATTGATTCCTTTGTAAAGGATGCTGAGTCAATTATGAGAGAATTTCATATTGGCGGAATTCCTGTAGTAGATGAAAATCGAACCCTCAAAGGAATTATTACAAACAGAGACTTAAGGTTTATTAAAGATCAAAATCGTCCAATCAGAGAGATTATGACGATTGATAACCTGATTACTGCCAAGTCTGGTGTTTCTTTAGAGCAAGCAGAAGAAATTCTTCAAGAATATAAAATCGAAAAACTTCCTATCGTTGACGAGGATAACAAGCTGACAGGTTTGATTACCTATAAGGATATTCTCAAAAGAAAGGACAAGCCAAATGCTTGTAAAGATGAGTATGGAAGATTAAGAGTAGGTGCTGCTGTAGGGGTTACTGCAGATATTGTGGAGAGAGTTGAAGCATTGAAAGCAGCAGGAGTAGATGTTGTTTCTATCGATACAGCTCATGGCCACTCCAAAGGAGTAATAGAAACTTGTAAAAAGATAAAAGAGGCATTCCCTGATCTGGAAGTTATCGTAGGAAATATTGCGACTCCAGAAGCAGCAATTGCTTTGGCAGATGCCGGTGCCGATGCTGTAAAAGTAGGTGTAGGTCCAGGTTCTATTTGTACTACTAGAATTATTGCGGGGGTCGGGGTACCTCAGCTTTCTGCAGTATTCGAGTGTTCGCAAGCCTTAAAAGACCGTGGTGTCCCAGTTATTGCAGATGGTGGTATCCGATACTCAGGAGACTTAGTTAAAGCTATCGCAGCCGGAGGAAGCTCGATCATGATTGGATCTTTACTTGCAGGAACAGAAGAAGCACCTGGGGAAATGATTATTTTCCAAGGAAGAAAGTTTAAATCATACAGAGGAATGGGCTCTCTGGAAGCTATGGAGTCTGGTTCCAAAGACAGATACTTCCAGGATGCAGAAGATAATATCAAAAAATTAGTTCCTGAAGGAATTGTTGGAAGAGTACCTTACAAAGGATTGGTAGCAGAAGTGCTTTACCAGTTGGTAGGTGGACTTCAGGCAGGAATGGGCTACTGTGGCACGCAAACAATTGAAGACTTGATGAGAGATGGTAAGTTTGTGAAGATTACCGCAGCTGGTGTGAAAGAATCTCATCCACATGATGTGAGTGTCACGAGAGAAGCTCCTAATTATAGTCTTAAGGGATAA
- a CDS encoding peptidoglycan DD-metalloendopeptidase family protein — translation MNWNGIDFYPLMGEALTEKNTMKLDFSPANADLAIVDLSNTNAFNRYVFHQLKDQGKKYGVGGYFEHRAIYRRSEVFATKEADFRNIHLGVDVWTESGTPVFVPLEGKIHSFQDNAGFGDYGATIILEHSIAGEHFYSLYGHLLKSDLDNLQVGKAVQAGELLCHIGPYPENGDWPPHLHFQLMRDMLGKKGDFPGVCSQKEIEKYRAICPDPNRIIQCPLI, via the coding sequence ATGAATTGGAATGGAATTGACTTCTACCCTTTGATGGGAGAGGCTCTGACTGAAAAAAACACGATGAAGTTGGACTTTAGTCCAGCTAACGCTGATTTAGCAATCGTAGATTTATCAAACACAAATGCTTTTAATAGGTATGTCTTCCATCAGCTTAAGGACCAAGGAAAGAAATATGGTGTTGGGGGATATTTTGAGCATCGGGCGATATACAGAAGATCGGAAGTTTTTGCCACGAAAGAAGCTGATTTCAGAAATATCCATTTAGGAGTAGATGTTTGGACGGAATCAGGAACTCCAGTTTTTGTGCCTTTAGAAGGTAAGATTCACTCTTTTCAAGATAATGCTGGCTTCGGTGATTACGGAGCAACCATCATCTTGGAGCATTCCATTGCAGGAGAACATTTTTATTCGCTATACGGTCACTTGTTAAAAAGCGATTTAGATAATCTTCAAGTTGGAAAAGCTGTACAGGCCGGAGAACTACTTTGTCATATAGGCCCTTATCCAGAAAATGGAGACTGGCCTCCACACCTCCACTTTCAGTTAATGCGAGACATGCTTGGCAAAAAAGGGGACTTCCCGGGCGTATGTTCACAAAAAGAAATTGAGAAATATCGAGCGATCTGCCCGGACCCAAATAGGATCATCCAATGTCCTCTGATTTAG
- a CDS encoding RsmB/NOP family class I SAM-dependent RNA methyltransferase: MKLHNNTIRGVHSALAAIFEEGQYADKVIERTLKSNPKWGSRDRSFIAETTYEMVRWWRLINYLSPSNNPYDLFGTYWLMQGHSLPPWEEFEKINPDKLKDRYEKLEDPALIESIPDWLQELGEKELGDLWEAEIHSLNQEAEVVLRVNTLKATRERLKNLLAEDNISTHIIKGYKDALILDERQNVFRHPSFKQGMFEVQDGSSQLVAESLAVEPGMRVIDACAGAGGKSLHLAALMENKGKVLSMDVEEWKLQQTKLRARRDGVSIIERKVIENSKTIKRLKESADRLLLDVPCSGLGVLKRNPDTKWKLNPESIEKVKQTQQEILQNYPSMLKPGGQMVYATCSILPSENQEQVQKFLASEAGKNFELIEDQKVLSHESGFDGFYIARLLKK; the protein is encoded by the coding sequence ATGAAGCTACATAACAATACCATCCGCGGGGTTCATTCTGCACTCGCTGCCATATTCGAAGAAGGTCAATACGCAGATAAAGTGATCGAAAGGACACTTAAATCTAATCCTAAATGGGGATCCAGAGACCGTTCATTCATCGCAGAAACTACCTACGAGATGGTCCGATGGTGGAGGCTGATTAATTATCTCAGCCCATCAAATAATCCATATGATCTTTTCGGAACCTATTGGTTGATGCAGGGGCATAGTTTACCACCTTGGGAAGAGTTTGAAAAAATAAATCCAGACAAGTTAAAAGATCGATACGAGAAGTTGGAAGACCCCGCTTTGATAGAGTCAATTCCAGACTGGCTTCAGGAATTAGGTGAAAAAGAGTTGGGAGACCTTTGGGAAGCTGAGATCCATAGCCTTAATCAGGAAGCGGAAGTAGTACTTCGAGTAAATACCCTGAAGGCGACCAGAGAAAGGCTTAAGAATTTATTAGCTGAGGATAATATCAGTACCCATATCATCAAAGGCTATAAAGACGCCTTGATTTTGGATGAGCGACAAAATGTATTTAGGCATCCTTCATTTAAACAGGGGATGTTTGAGGTACAGGATGGATCTTCTCAGCTAGTTGCGGAGTCTTTGGCTGTAGAGCCAGGAATGCGAGTTATCGATGCCTGTGCAGGAGCTGGAGGAAAATCTTTGCATTTAGCTGCACTGATGGAAAATAAAGGGAAAGTTCTTTCGATGGATGTGGAAGAATGGAAACTACAACAAACCAAGCTAAGAGCCAGAAGAGATGGAGTATCAATTATTGAGAGAAAGGTCATAGAAAACTCTAAAACGATTAAGAGACTGAAAGAGTCAGCAGATCGTTTGTTGCTGGATGTGCCTTGCTCAGGGTTAGGGGTTTTGAAAAGGAACCCAGATACCAAATGGAAATTGAATCCAGAATCCATCGAAAAGGTAAAACAAACTCAACAGGAGATTCTCCAAAATTACCCATCCATGTTAAAGCCTGGAGGCCAAATGGTTTATGCAACATGTAGCATTTTGCCTTCGGAGAATCAGGAGCAAGTACAAAAGTTTCTAGCTTCAGAAGCTGGGAAAAACTTCGAATTGATAGAAGATCAAAAAGTGCTTTCTCACGAGAGTGGCTTTGATGGATTCTACATTGCGAGACTCTTGAAAAAATAG
- a CDS encoding pyridoxal-phosphate dependent enzyme encodes MNPNFPSLAGIKAAHRRIQPFIHRTPILSSEAINEIAGCEIVFKCENFQKVGAFKARGAANAVMKLNEEQKRKGVATHSSGNHAAALARAAGVAGIPAYIVMPSNAPEIKKKAVKGYGGEIIECEPNLMARETTLESVVARTGATFIPPYDFMDVIEGQATCALEFLEDEEGIELLMAPVGGGGLLGGTALTAYYMSPEVEVIAGEPTGADDAYQSFQAGKIIPQSGPNTIADGLLTSLGELNFELIQKYVSDILLATDPQIIEAMRLIYERMKIVIEPSCAVPLAALLANKDRFNGKKVGIILSGGNVDLGKLPF; translated from the coding sequence ATGAATCCTAACTTCCCCTCATTAGCTGGAATCAAGGCAGCACACCGGCGCATTCAACCTTTTATTCATAGAACTCCCATCCTTTCTTCAGAGGCAATCAATGAGATTGCTGGATGTGAAATAGTTTTTAAATGTGAGAATTTTCAAAAAGTGGGAGCATTTAAAGCAAGAGGGGCAGCAAATGCGGTGATGAAGCTTAATGAAGAGCAAAAGAGAAAGGGAGTGGCTACACACAGTTCGGGGAATCATGCAGCTGCATTGGCGAGAGCGGCAGGTGTTGCAGGAATCCCTGCCTATATCGTCATGCCATCCAATGCTCCTGAAATAAAAAAGAAAGCAGTCAAAGGATATGGTGGAGAAATCATAGAATGTGAACCCAATCTAATGGCTCGAGAAACTACTTTGGAGTCAGTGGTGGCTAGGACAGGGGCTACTTTTATCCCACCTTATGATTTTATGGATGTGATCGAAGGGCAAGCCACTTGTGCTTTGGAGTTCCTGGAAGATGAAGAGGGAATCGAACTATTGATGGCCCCTGTCGGTGGTGGTGGGCTTTTAGGTGGAACGGCTTTGACGGCCTATTACATGTCGCCTGAAGTAGAGGTTATTGCTGGAGAGCCTACGGGAGCAGATGACGCATATCAGTCCTTTCAAGCAGGAAAAATCATCCCTCAGTCCGGGCCCAACACCATTGCTGATGGTTTATTGACTTCTTTGGGTGAATTGAATTTCGAGTTGATTCAAAAGTATGTTTCAGATATCCTATTGGCAACGGACCCTCAAATTATAGAAGCAATGCGACTTATTTATGAGCGAATGAAGATTGTCATCGAGCCTTCCTGCGCGGTACCGCTGGCCGCACTTTTGGCCAATAAAGATCGATTTAATGGAAAAAAAGTAGGGATAATTCTTTCAGGAGGAAATGTAGATTTAGGGAAACTTCCTTTTTAA
- the prmC gene encoding peptide chain release factor N(5)-glutamine methyltransferase — MSNYNELVKQWANELTLYSPEEANNLIQWLLEYHLGLRKVDGLNEVKEDSLSEDLFEDLQRLKSGEPVQYIIGKAPFYGRDFFVDESVLIPRNETEELVHMIIKQNPSAGLKVLDIGTGSGCIPISLALELNKPEIYTADVSEEALEVAEENAEHLGAQVTFFHLDILKDTPALSELDIVVSNPPYVPEAEWDELHSNVRDFEPGLALFVPDHDPLLFYRVIAEKALKLLKPGGKLYYEIHNNFGPQTVKLLESLGYKNIDLVQDLNGKDRMVAANT; from the coding sequence ATGAGCAATTACAACGAACTAGTAAAACAATGGGCGAATGAGCTCACCTTATATTCACCGGAAGAAGCAAACAACCTAATTCAATGGTTGCTGGAATACCATTTAGGCTTGAGAAAAGTTGATGGACTGAATGAAGTAAAAGAAGACAGCTTATCGGAAGACTTGTTTGAAGATTTGCAGCGACTCAAGTCTGGTGAACCCGTACAGTACATCATTGGCAAGGCTCCTTTTTATGGCAGGGATTTTTTTGTGGATGAATCAGTATTAATCCCAAGAAATGAAACGGAAGAGTTGGTCCATATGATCATCAAACAAAATCCAAGTGCTGGTCTAAAAGTCTTAGATATCGGTACCGGTTCTGGCTGTATCCCGATCAGCTTGGCTTTGGAGCTGAATAAGCCTGAAATTTATACAGCGGATGTTTCCGAAGAGGCATTGGAAGTTGCTGAAGAAAATGCCGAACACTTGGGGGCTCAGGTTACGTTTTTCCATTTAGATATATTGAAAGATACTCCAGCCTTATCTGAATTGGATATTGTTGTGAGCAATCCTCCCTATGTGCCGGAAGCAGAATGGGATGAATTGCATAGTAATGTTAGGGATTTCGAGCCCGGGTTAGCACTTTTTGTTCCTGATCATGATCCTCTCTTATTTTATAGGGTGATTGCAGAAAAGGCACTGAAATTATTGAAACCCGGAGGAAAATTATACTATGAAATCCATAATAATTTTGGTCCTCAGACAGTCAAGCTTTTAGAAAGTTTAGGCTACAAAAATATTGACTTGGTACAGGACCTGAATGGCAAAGACCGAATGGTGGCGGCAAATACTTGA
- a CDS encoding GNAT family N-acetyltransferase, translating into MYSIRNCREEDLPRALELIHELALYEKAPEEVINTVEMMKKDGFGPNPVYGMFVCEKDETNEIIGIAVYYYRYSTWKGKRLYLEDLVVTESERGNGAGKLLFDRVMAKTIEDGCTGMMWQVLDWNEPAINFYKKYGATLEGGWYNVHLQDYEIKDLT; encoded by the coding sequence ATGTACTCAATAAGAAATTGCCGCGAGGAGGATCTACCGAGAGCACTTGAGTTAATCCATGAATTGGCACTTTATGAGAAAGCTCCAGAGGAAGTCATCAATACGGTAGAAATGATGAAAAAGGATGGTTTTGGTCCAAATCCTGTTTATGGAATGTTTGTTTGCGAAAAAGATGAGACTAATGAAATCATAGGGATTGCAGTTTATTATTATCGTTACAGTACTTGGAAAGGTAAGAGATTGTATTTGGAGGATTTGGTTGTGACGGAATCAGAAAGAGGGAATGGCGCAGGAAAATTATTGTTTGACCGAGTGATGGCTAAAACCATAGAAGATGGTTGTACTGGAATGATGTGGCAAGTATTGGACTGGAACGAGCCAGCAATCAATTTTTACAAAAAGTATGGCGCTACGCTCGAAGGTGGCTGGTACAATGTTCACCTTCAGGATTATGAAATCAAAGATCTTACCTAA
- a CDS encoding type III pantothenate kinase — protein sequence MFLAIDAGNSNVVFALFDQENETWTNHFRVETKGSKLTSQLSKKVPLYFLEHDISPSEISEIGFSSVVPEVNPVIQQFCKNFFGISPYQISPKSYKKLPVSSLRPNEIGTDLMCNVMAAYDRYQKAILVVDFGTALTFTVVDQEGKILGVNIVPGLRTAINSLFHNTSKLPNVALKMPDSALGQDTIHAIQAGILYGYTGLVRGMIESIEKETKYSYQIIATGGLSSVLTPLAEVFDEIDLNLTLEGLRLITKANT from the coding sequence ATGTTTTTAGCCATCGACGCCGGTAATTCCAATGTGGTTTTTGCACTTTTTGACCAAGAGAATGAAACTTGGACAAATCATTTTAGGGTGGAAACCAAAGGGAGTAAACTTACTTCACAATTGAGTAAGAAAGTCCCACTATACTTTTTGGAACACGATATTTCTCCTTCCGAAATCAGTGAAATTGGTTTTAGCTCGGTAGTGCCTGAAGTGAATCCTGTCATTCAGCAGTTTTGCAAAAACTTTTTTGGTATTTCACCTTATCAAATTAGCCCAAAAAGTTATAAGAAGCTTCCAGTGTCTTCTTTACGACCTAATGAAATAGGCACTGATCTCATGTGCAATGTCATGGCAGCCTATGATAGATATCAAAAGGCAATACTGGTTGTGGATTTTGGGACGGCTTTAACTTTTACAGTGGTGGATCAGGAGGGTAAAATCCTTGGGGTCAATATCGTTCCAGGATTGAGAACAGCAATCAATTCCCTGTTTCACAATACCTCCAAGCTGCCCAATGTAGCGTTGAAAATGCCAGATTCAGCTTTGGGTCAAGATACGATCCATGCCATTCAGGCAGGTATTTTATACGGCTACACAGGTTTGGTGAGAGGGATGATAGAAAGTATAGAAAAGGAGACCAAATATAGCTATCAGATCATTGCCACTGGTGGCCTTTCTTCGGTTTTAACTCCCTTGGCAGAGGTGTTTGACGAAATTGATTTGAATTTGACCTTGGAAGGTTTGAGGTTAATTACCAAAGCAAACACCTAA
- a CDS encoding 3-hydroxyanthranilate 3,4-dioxygenase — translation MAVAKPFNFKNWIDENRHLLKPPVGNKQVYVENEDFIIMVVGGPNSRKDYHYNEGEEFFYQLEGDIVLKIIEDGKPVDIHIREGEIFLLPPKVPHSPRRPANTIGLVVERYRNAGEKDGFIWHCENCGEKLYEEYAEVTDIVNQLPPIMDRFWSNPENTTCKKCGTVMKK, via the coding sequence ATGGCAGTCGCTAAACCATTCAACTTTAAAAACTGGATTGATGAAAATAGGCATTTGCTGAAGCCCCCTGTTGGCAATAAGCAAGTCTATGTAGAAAATGAGGATTTTATCATCATGGTGGTGGGAGGACCCAACTCTCGAAAGGATTACCATTACAATGAAGGAGAGGAGTTTTTCTACCAACTTGAAGGTGATATTGTATTAAAAATCATCGAAGACGGTAAGCCTGTTGATATTCACATACGCGAGGGTGAGATTTTCCTATTGCCTCCAAAAGTCCCTCATTCTCCAAGAAGACCGGCCAATACAATTGGACTTGTCGTGGAGAGATACAGAAATGCAGGAGAAAAGGATGGGTTTATTTGGCACTGTGAAAATTGCGGTGAAAAGCTGTATGAAGAATATGCAGAGGTAACAGATATTGTAAATCAGCTTCCTCCTATCATGGATCGTTTTTGGTCCAACCCAGAGAATACGACCTGCAAAAAGTGTGGAACCGTGATGAAAAAGTAA